In Mangifera indica cultivar Alphonso chromosome 7, CATAS_Mindica_2.1, whole genome shotgun sequence, the genomic window TAAAACTTATAACCATTGATAAAATATCCAATAAACCTCCTTGCCACTAAGTTTGGACCTTTGGACAAccaaaaaatatgatttggaatATCAGTAGCCTCtgaaactttattttgaaaCCAATCTGGAAAATTATGACTATGATTTTGTGCTCTTGCCCATCTACTAGCTTTAATATTACGCTCTGTCAAATTTCGATGTTCTCtacaaatgataaaaaaaattatgttaataaataatagaacaaaacaaaaagcattaaataaggaaaaaaaatatggtttaaggGTTATCATCTTACACAATATACTTTTCAACATCCTTATCTTCACAATTGAATAAGATATATCGATGTGCCTGAAGTAAGGTTTCCTTATTGATATTTATGGCCTCACCCTTCTTTTTTCGTTTCCCCCCAATCGGATGTCCTAATCTTGGAAAAATGGAAgatgaattttctattgaagtGACACTATCATGATTCTCCTTATACCTATTCTCTTTTGTCTTCACTCCATCATGCAAATATCTGGAGCAAAATGTTAAACATTCTTCTGCTAAGTACCCTTCAGCAATCGAGCCTTCTGGTTTACTCTTATTATTGACAAATCTCTTCAAATGACATAGATATCTCTCACAAAAATACATCCATCGATACATAACCGACCCACCAAGCCTAATTTCGTCTACTATATGTATAGGTAAATGCACCATAATATCAAATAAGCTAGGAGGGAAAATCTTTTCTAGTAGACATAATATTTCAATGATTTCAGATTGTAAGTAATTTAAATCCTTTGGTTTCACCACTTTGCTACATGCACCTCTAAAAAAAGCACCTAATCTTATTAAAGCAGTTGCAACATGTTTTGGGAGTGTTTTTCTTACAGCACATTGTAACAAGTAATGCATGATGAAATGGGCATCATGGCTCTTGTACCCTGAAATCTTTCTCCCACCAACATCAACACATCGTGAAATATTAGAGGCATAACCTTGTGGTAATTTTGCATCCTTcaaaacagaacaaaaaatctctttctcttttgtcgTCATGGAAAAACATGCTTTCGCTAACAACACATGTCGACCATCATTTGCTATAGTTGGTTGCAATTCCCTTCGAATGCCCATGTCTTGTAAGTCATAACGTGCATTTATGTGATGCTTTGTCTTTCCTGGAATATCTAGTAAAGTGCCAAGGATACTATCAcaaatatttttctctatatgCATTACATCAAGATTGTGACGACATAAATTATGCTCCCAATATGGTAATCgaaaaaaaatagacttttttttCCATGGAACTTCACTTGCTATTTTGACCTTTTTCGTTAACTTCCCAAATACATTCTTAAAACCATTCAAAAGTTCTAACACATCAGTCCCTGACAAAggaggaggggatttttctaACTCCACATCACCATTGAAATATCTCTTATCATGTCTCCATGGGTGATCCTCAGCCAAGAATTTACGATGTCTCATATAGCAAGTCTTCCTACTATGTTTCAAATATTGGGAGCTCGTCTCATAATGACATGTAGGGCATGCAAATTTTCCCTTGGTACTCCACCCAGAAAGCATTGCATATGCTGGGAAGTCACTAACAGTCCATAGCAAACATGCACGCATTTTGAATGTTTGATTAGTGGAAGCATCATAAGTATCTACACCAATTTCCCAAAGTAGCCTCATTTCTTTAATAAACGGTTGCATGTAGATATCAATATCTTGACCAGGAGAAGATGGCCCTGGAATAATTGatgacaaaatcaaatattctgGTTTCATGCAATGCCATGGaggcaaattataattaatcaaaatgaccGGCCATGTGCTATGTGCAATGCTCATTGTTCTAAATGGATTGAATCCATCACTCGAGAGACCCAACCTCATATTTCTAGGGTCTTGTGCGAAATGAGGATACAATGAATCAAATTTCTTCCAAGCTTCACCATCAGCTGGATGCCTTAAATTTCCATCTTTAGTACGATATTTTTCATGCCATGTCATGCAATCAGCAGTTTTTTTACACATAAACAACCGTTGAAGCCTAGGAATCAAtggaaaatatctaaaaactttCTTAGGGATTTGATACCCTTTTTTAGATAACCTTTCTTGACTATTCCCTACAACATTTCCATTGGATTTCCATCTAGATGCACCACATACCTTACATGAGCTTAATGTCTCATTCTCATCCCAAAAGAGCATGCAATCATTAGGACATGCATGTATCTTTTGATATTCAAGCCCTAAGTCTTTCACCATTTTCTTAGCTACATTAAAAGATGTAGGCAATTTTGCATGGGGAAATGCCTCTCTAAGTAACTCTAGAATATTAGTAATCGCCACATTACTGATTCCATGGATGCATTTCAAAAGGTATAAGCGAATAGTGAAagataactttgaaaaattttgacaacCCGGATATAACTCTTCTTTCCCTTCCTCcaataatttaaagaatttcttAGCCTCATCTGTTTGACCCTCTCTAAATTCTTGGTTACATGGAATATCTTCATTGATTACACCCCTAAAAGTGTCATGCAACAATCCATCTATATCATCACCCATATCCCTTTTGTCAGATTGGCCCATGTCATCTATATTCATACTTGAATCTAGTACTTCACCATGAAAATACCAGTCATTATATCCTGGAGTTATTCCATCAATAATCAAATGCTCATATACTGTGTTTCTACAATACCAATAACGTAAATGACACTTTTTGCATGGGCATAAAATTACATTCCCATGAGCTGCCAAGGAAAATGCCTTGTCAAGAAAATCATTTACCCCATTCATATATTTATCACTATATCTAGGAAGATTCATCCAACTCTTATCTCTTTTATCCATGCCTTAATAAactgcaaatatatataatacacaaaaaattaacttttaatgaTCCTATGATAAATAACTCAAACCTATGAAGCAAAAAGTTgtcatgataaataattaaataaaaccttTATGAATGAATGCATGTATTTGACCTGTTTTGACTAACAATgataatatgaatatgaaatattaataatgcaaCAATTTGTCATGTTTTTCATAATGAAGTAAAAAAGTCTAAGCAACTAATTAGTGCAATATAACTATATGAATGGAGCAAAAAAGTCTAAGTGGttgaatttgacattaaaaAGATTGATCTAACAATTGTcatgtttttttatgtttgatatgAAGGGGTCCCTATTGATGGATGTGTTATGATAGTGTTGCTAGAACTTACCAATTAATATAAGGccaaataaattacaatatttaaaagaGGAAATAGTGCAGTATgttaataaattacaatatattaGTTGTTTCAATATAATTTGTCCTTAAGAAAGATGTTTTTGCATTATTAAATAATCCAATTACACAAGTGATACAAAAGCATCATCACTTATTGATTGCCAAGATGTGTTTGACCTAGACAATTAATAATATCTAtcaaaacaaacttttagtAAATAAGAATTCACAAAAGcattttagaaattaaacaaaaaaaaaaaattaaaaaatgagaaactttattattcataaagtatataatagaaaattagaaGTCCTATGAAAAAGAAGCAATGATGTAGAAAATAAGgtagaagaggagaaaaagatagagatTCTAGCACAAATTACAAGACAATAGGCAAAGGATTAGCAAGAAGATAGCTAAAAGAGTGATCAAATTTCCAGCATAGTTTCCAgcataaaatttacaaatttccaGCATAGTATCCTTTGATAGTCCTCAATTTTTAAAGGAACTTTGACAATATAATGTGACCCAAGTATTATATGACTGAAAACAAAATGCATGTAAAGCTAAGctgcaaaaaaagaaaagctttcCCTTTATACATGAACCTTGGAGAAAGAGTTGGTTACCCTTTATGCTTGAATTGATTTGTTAATTAAGTGAACCtactatttaattttacatGTTACTGACACTACCTCTTGaaacaatttcactttttttagCTTTATGAAGTCAggtcttccatttttttttttaaatttggagctctagttttttaggtttttctagatctattttttttttaaaacaattcaTCTGAAGTGGGAAGGGTTTTGGGTagatattcaatagttttttgGCTTTTTTGTTCAGGGAAGAATGGTTACTAGCTAGAATAGGCATTGACTTTActcccttctttttcttttttaattctttgtgGACATTTGGTCTCTAgttgtatttcttttttttttttaattttattttaaaagagagTTTACAATTACTTTGAGCAGATAGTTGTTGCTCTTCTTTCCAGCATAGAATCAATTTCTACATCAAAACATGACTTAAGGCCTATGTGATACATGTCAAGTGCTAAAAAgatacaaactcaaaatcataatctaataagaaaagaaatcttttcctaacatgaaaaataaataac contains:
- the LOC123220903 gene encoding uncharacterized protein LOC123220903, whose product is MDKRDKSWMNLPRYSDKYMNGVNDFLDKAFSLAAHGNVILCPCKKCHLRYWYCRNTVYEHLIIDGITPGYNDWYFHGEVLDSSMNIDDMGQSDKRDMGDDIDGLLHDTFRGVINEDIPCNQEFREGQTDEAKKFFKLLEEGKEELYPGCQNFSKLSFTIRLYLLKCIHGISNVAITNILELLREAFPHAKLPTSFNVAKKMVKDLGLEYQKIHACPNDCMLFWDENETLSSCKVCGASRWKSNGNVVGNSQERLSKKGYQIPKKVFRYFPLIPRLQRLFMCKKTADCMTWHEKYRTKDGNLRHPADGEAWKKFDSLYPHFAQDPRNMRLGLSSDGFNPFRTMSIAHSTWPVILINYNLPPWHCMKPEYLILSSIIPGPSSPGQDIDIYMQPFIKEMRLLWEIGVDTYDASTNQTFKMRACLLWTVSDFPAYAMLSGWSTKGKFACPTCHYETSSQYLKHSRKTCYMRHRKFLAEDHPWRHDKRYFNGDVELEKSPPPLSGTDVLELLNGFKNVFGKLTKKVKIASEVPWKKKSIFFRLPYWEHNLCRHNLDVMHIEKNICDSILGTLLDIPGKTKHHINARYDLQDMGIRRELQPTIANDGRHVLLAKACFSMTTKEKEIFCSVLKDAKLPQGYASNISRCVDVGGRKISGYKSHDAHFIMHYLLQCAVRKTLPKHVATALIRLGAFFRGACSKVVKPKDLNYLQSEIIEILCLLEKIFPPSLFDIMVHLPIHIVDEIRLGGSVMYRWMYFCERYLCHLKRFVNNKSKPEGSIAEGYLAEECLTFCSRYLHDGVKTKENRYKENHDSVTSIENSSSIFPRLGHPIGGKRKKKGEAININKETLLQAHRYILFNCEDKDVEKEHRNLTERNIKASRWARAQNHSHNFPDWFQNKVSEATDIPNHIFWLSKGPNLVARRFIGYFINGYKFYTRTRDAKCKTQNSGVTLSALTPSFASSKDKNPIISDVNYYGVIDDIIEVDYWGVFNIVLFKCTWFQEEKDDYGLTKVNFKKTCYADEPFVMATQVHQVFYVKDPIEKDGHYVMRKVPRDLYDLMEENNGNLQETYWGEINDDNYNLGENNVEVDVNWCRNDLPHMAVEMPSNISSENNINNDSDFDDTDWDWMDATG